A stretch of Chanodichthys erythropterus isolate Z2021 chromosome 20, ASM2448905v1, whole genome shotgun sequence DNA encodes these proteins:
- the lmbr1l gene encoding limb region 1 homolog-like protein isoform X2 encodes METEDVTVREQLFHDRVRETIICVLLFICLYILSHFILTHFKKNAEFVTDDIEDATVNKIALWLCTFTLSVAVCAVLLLPISILSNEVLLTFPHSYYMQWLNGSLIRGLWNLVFLFSNLSLVFLMPFAYFFTESEGFAGSKKGIMARVYETAVMLLLLSLLVLGIVWVASALLHHHTARESLYDLWEYYLPYLYSGISLFGVLLLLLCTPFGLSRMFSVTGSLLVKPRLLENLEETMNCTVFEEASLSRKLKSNNTCWISANMEAINKEFLSVKSKRIALELRKRVSPWQRNLGYPVAMLMLLALTAVCVLMVCFHVLELLFDESAMPRGMEDPNLGLASFSMFGSLGAAVQVVIILYLMVSSVVGFYSSPLFTGLLPRAQDTTLTQIIGNCVSLLILSSALPVFSRTLGITRFDLLGDFGRYNWLGNFHIVFLYNMLFAGLTSACLINTVTWALQRELIRALGLSAGP; translated from the exons ATGGAAACAGAAGACGTGACGGTTAGAGAGCAACTATTCCACGACCGAGTCCGAGAAACCATT ATTTGCGTGCTGCTTTTCATTTGCCTGTACATCTTGTCACACTTCATTCTCACTCACTTCAAGAAGAATGCTGAGTTCGTCACTG ATGACATTGAGGATGCCACTGTCAACAAAATTGC GCTGTGGCTGTGTACATTCACACTCTCAGTGGCCGTGTGTGCAGTGCTGCTCCTGCCCATCTCTATCCTGTCCAATGAAGTTCTGCTCACATTCCCACACAGCTACTACATGCAGTGGCTCAATGGCTCGCTCATCCGTG GCTTGTGGAACCTAGTATTCTTATTCTCAAACCTCTCTCTGGTCTTCCTAATGCCATTCGCCTACTTTTTTACTGAATCAGAAGGATTTGCTGGGTCCAAAAAG GGCATTATGGCACGGGTGTATGAGACTGCGGTGATGCTGCTCCTCCTCAGTCTGTTGGTGCTGGGCATCGTGTGGGTGGCATCAGCTCTTCTCCATCACCACACCGCCCGTGAGAGTCTTTACG ACCTCTGGGAATATTACCTGCCCTATCTCTATTCTGGAATCTCACTCTTTGGCGTTCTGCTGCTTTTGT TGTGCACACCCTTTGGGCTTTCACGCATGTTTAGCGTCACTGGGAGCTTATTGGTCAAACCTCGG TTGTTGGAGAACTTGGAAGAAACGATGAACTGCACAGTGTTTGAAGAGGCCTCTCTGTCCAGGAAGTTGAAAA GTAACAACACCTGTTGGATCAGTGCAAACATGGAGGCCATCAACAAGGAATTTTTGAGTGTGAAGTCCAAACGCATTGCTTTAG AGTTGCGGAAGAGAGTATCTCCATGGCAACGCAACCTGGGATACCCAGTGGCCATGCTGATGCTTTTAGCTTTGACT GCGGTGTGTGTGCTGATGGTCTGTTTCCACGTGCTGGAACTGCTCTTCGATGAATCTGCCATGCCTAGAGGGATGGAG GACCCTAACTTGGGGCTTGCCTCGTTCTCAATGTTTGGTTCTCTGGGAGCTGCAGTGCAGGTGGTCATCATCCTGTATCTCATGGTCTCCTCGGTCGTCGGCTTCTACAGCTCTCCACTCTTCACCGGTTTGCTGCCACGTGCACAGGACACTACCCTCACACAG ATTATAGGGAACTGTGTTTCTCTTTTAATACTCAGTTCAGCACTGCCTGTTTTCTCTCGCACATTGG GAATTACAAGGTTTGATCTGCTTGGAGACTTTGGACGGTATAACTGGCTCGGCAATTTCCACATTGTTTTCCTGTACAATATGCTTTTTGCTGGACTTACATCCGCCTGCCTCATCAACACTGTCACATGGGCCTTGCAAAGAGAACTCATCCGTGCCCTTG GTCTGTCAGCAGGCCCGTAG
- the lmbr1l gene encoding limb region 1 homolog-like protein isoform X1 has translation METEDVTVREQLFHDRVRETIICVLLFICLYILSHFILTHFKKNAEFVTDDIEDATVNKIALWLCTFTLSVAVCAVLLLPISILSNEVLLTFPHSYYMQWLNGSLIRGLWNLVFLFSNLSLVFLMPFAYFFTESEGFAGSKKGIMARVYETAVMLLLLSLLVLGIVWVASALLHHHTARESLYDLWEYYLPYLYSGISLFGVLLLLLCTPFGLSRMFSVTGSLLVKPRLLENLEETMNCTVFEEASLSRKLKSNNTCWISANMEAINKEFLSVKSKRIALELRKRVSPWQRNLGYPVAMLMLLALTAVCVLMVCFHVLELLFDESAMPRGMEDPNLGLASFSMFGSLGAAVQVVIILYLMVSSVVGFYSSPLFTGLLPRAQDTTLTQIIGNCVSLLILSSALPVFSRTLGITRFDLLGDFGRYNWLGNFHIVFLYNMLFAGLTSACLINTVTWALQRELIRALGLHRLPLTVSRSTIPLKLLLANGLSKIH, from the exons ATGGAAACAGAAGACGTGACGGTTAGAGAGCAACTATTCCACGACCGAGTCCGAGAAACCATT ATTTGCGTGCTGCTTTTCATTTGCCTGTACATCTTGTCACACTTCATTCTCACTCACTTCAAGAAGAATGCTGAGTTCGTCACTG ATGACATTGAGGATGCCACTGTCAACAAAATTGC GCTGTGGCTGTGTACATTCACACTCTCAGTGGCCGTGTGTGCAGTGCTGCTCCTGCCCATCTCTATCCTGTCCAATGAAGTTCTGCTCACATTCCCACACAGCTACTACATGCAGTGGCTCAATGGCTCGCTCATCCGTG GCTTGTGGAACCTAGTATTCTTATTCTCAAACCTCTCTCTGGTCTTCCTAATGCCATTCGCCTACTTTTTTACTGAATCAGAAGGATTTGCTGGGTCCAAAAAG GGCATTATGGCACGGGTGTATGAGACTGCGGTGATGCTGCTCCTCCTCAGTCTGTTGGTGCTGGGCATCGTGTGGGTGGCATCAGCTCTTCTCCATCACCACACCGCCCGTGAGAGTCTTTACG ACCTCTGGGAATATTACCTGCCCTATCTCTATTCTGGAATCTCACTCTTTGGCGTTCTGCTGCTTTTGT TGTGCACACCCTTTGGGCTTTCACGCATGTTTAGCGTCACTGGGAGCTTATTGGTCAAACCTCGG TTGTTGGAGAACTTGGAAGAAACGATGAACTGCACAGTGTTTGAAGAGGCCTCTCTGTCCAGGAAGTTGAAAA GTAACAACACCTGTTGGATCAGTGCAAACATGGAGGCCATCAACAAGGAATTTTTGAGTGTGAAGTCCAAACGCATTGCTTTAG AGTTGCGGAAGAGAGTATCTCCATGGCAACGCAACCTGGGATACCCAGTGGCCATGCTGATGCTTTTAGCTTTGACT GCGGTGTGTGTGCTGATGGTCTGTTTCCACGTGCTGGAACTGCTCTTCGATGAATCTGCCATGCCTAGAGGGATGGAG GACCCTAACTTGGGGCTTGCCTCGTTCTCAATGTTTGGTTCTCTGGGAGCTGCAGTGCAGGTGGTCATCATCCTGTATCTCATGGTCTCCTCGGTCGTCGGCTTCTACAGCTCTCCACTCTTCACCGGTTTGCTGCCACGTGCACAGGACACTACCCTCACACAG ATTATAGGGAACTGTGTTTCTCTTTTAATACTCAGTTCAGCACTGCCTGTTTTCTCTCGCACATTGG GAATTACAAGGTTTGATCTGCTTGGAGACTTTGGACGGTATAACTGGCTCGGCAATTTCCACATTGTTTTCCTGTACAATATGCTTTTTGCTGGACTTACATCCGCCTGCCTCATCAACACTGTCACATGGGCCTTGCAAAGAGAACTCATCCGTGCCCTTG GACTCCACAGACTGCCTCTGACTGTGTCTCGTTCAACCATCCCCCTCAAACTCCTCCTGGCCAATGGGCTCTCAAAGATTCATTGA